Proteins encoded within one genomic window of [Enterobacter] lignolyticus SCF1:
- the mgtA gene encoding magnesium-translocating P-type ATPase, translating to MLKNMTRQLLDQLSRHLPRRLVQRDPMPDRKVLAGTPIPDTLSKQCLDAAAMDENEIWRAFNSHPEGLNAADVEENRTRHGENVIPAQKPSPWWIHLWSCYRNPFNLLLTVLGIISYSTEDLFAAGVIALMVGISTLLNFIQEARSTKAADALKAMVSNTATVLRVINEQGESRWLEIPIDRLVQGDIVKLSAGDMIPADLRVFQARDLFVAQASLTGESLPVEKVARSRDPQQSNPLESDTLCFMGTNVVSGSAQAIVFATGGNTWFGQLAGRVSEQESEPNAFQKGISRVSMLLIRFMLVMAPVVLLINGYTKGDWWEAALFALSVAVGLTPEMLPMIVTSTLARGAVKLSKQKVIVKHLDAIQNFGAMDILCTDKTGTLTQDKIVLENHTDVSGRTSDRVLHSAWLNSHYQTGLKNLLDTAVLEGVDEESARALSERWLKIDEIPFDFERRRMSVVVAEQGDVHQLICKGALQEILNVSTQVRFNGDIVPLDDTMLRRIRRVTDNLNRQGLRVVAVATRYLPGREGDYQRADESDLILEGYIAFLDPPKETTAPALKALKASGITVKILTGDSELVAAKVCHEVGLDAGEVVVGSSIDALSDDELATLAKRTTLFARLTPMHKERIVTLLKREGHVVGFMGDGINDAPALRAADIGISVDGAVDIAREAADIILLEKSLMVLEEGVIEGRRTFANMLKYIKMTASSNFGNVFSVLVASAFLPFLPMLPLHLLIQNLLYDVSQVAIPFDNVDDEQIQKPQRWNPTDLGRFMVFFGPISSIFDILTFCLMWWVFHANTPEVQTLFQSGWFIEGLLSQTLIVHMIRTRRIPFLQSRAAWPLFAMTFVVMVVGIALPFSPLASYLSLQALPLSYFPWLVLILAGYMILTQTVKGFYSRRYGWQ from the coding sequence ATGCTGAAAAATATGACCCGGCAGCTGCTTGACCAGCTGAGCCGCCACCTGCCACGCCGCCTTGTCCAGCGCGACCCGATGCCGGACAGAAAAGTGCTTGCCGGCACGCCGATACCTGACACGCTCAGCAAGCAGTGTCTTGACGCTGCGGCGATGGATGAAAACGAAATCTGGCGCGCCTTCAACAGCCATCCTGAAGGGCTGAACGCGGCGGATGTCGAGGAAAACCGCACCCGTCACGGCGAAAACGTCATTCCGGCGCAGAAGCCGTCGCCGTGGTGGATCCACCTCTGGAGCTGCTATCGCAACCCGTTCAACCTGCTGCTGACGGTGCTGGGGATCATTTCCTATTCCACGGAAGACCTGTTCGCCGCGGGCGTGATTGCGCTGATGGTGGGCATTTCCACGCTGCTGAACTTTATTCAGGAGGCGCGCTCGACGAAAGCGGCGGACGCCCTGAAGGCGATGGTCAGCAACACCGCGACGGTGCTGCGCGTCATCAACGAGCAGGGGGAGAGCCGCTGGCTGGAGATCCCTATCGATCGGCTGGTGCAGGGCGATATCGTTAAGCTCTCCGCAGGCGACATGATCCCGGCGGATCTGCGCGTCTTCCAGGCCCGCGATCTGTTCGTCGCGCAGGCGTCGCTGACCGGCGAATCCCTGCCGGTGGAAAAAGTGGCCCGCAGCCGCGACCCGCAGCAGAGCAACCCGCTGGAAAGCGATACCCTGTGCTTTATGGGCACCAACGTGGTGAGCGGCTCGGCGCAGGCGATTGTCTTCGCCACCGGCGGCAACACCTGGTTTGGTCAGCTCGCTGGGCGCGTCAGCGAGCAGGAAAGCGAGCCCAACGCCTTCCAGAAAGGCATCAGCCGCGTCAGCATGCTGCTTATCCGCTTTATGCTGGTAATGGCGCCGGTCGTGCTGCTGATCAACGGCTACACCAAGGGCGACTGGTGGGAAGCGGCGCTGTTCGCGCTCTCCGTCGCCGTGGGCCTGACCCCGGAAATGCTGCCGATGATCGTCACCTCCACGCTGGCGCGCGGGGCGGTAAAACTGTCAAAACAAAAGGTTATCGTTAAACACCTCGACGCCATCCAGAACTTCGGCGCCATGGATATCCTGTGCACCGACAAAACCGGCACCCTGACGCAGGACAAAATCGTGCTGGAGAACCACACCGATGTCTCCGGGCGCACCAGCGATCGCGTGCTGCACAGCGCCTGGCTGAACAGCCACTACCAGACCGGGCTGAAAAACCTGCTGGATACCGCGGTGCTGGAAGGGGTCGATGAAGAGTCCGCCCGCGCGCTGTCCGAGCGCTGGCTGAAAATCGACGAGATCCCGTTTGACTTCGAACGCCGCCGGATGTCGGTGGTGGTGGCCGAGCAGGGCGACGTGCACCAGCTGATCTGCAAGGGCGCGCTGCAGGAGATCCTCAACGTATCGACGCAGGTGCGCTTCAACGGCGATATCGTGCCGCTGGATGACACCATGCTGCGCCGCATCCGCCGCGTCACCGATAACCTGAACCGTCAGGGGCTGCGCGTGGTGGCGGTGGCCACCCGGTACCTGCCGGGGCGCGAAGGGGACTATCAGCGCGCGGATGAATCTGACCTGATTCTCGAAGGTTATATCGCGTTCCTCGATCCGCCGAAAGAGACCACCGCGCCGGCGCTGAAAGCGCTGAAGGCCAGCGGCATCACCGTGAAAATCCTGACCGGCGACAGCGAGCTGGTGGCGGCGAAAGTGTGCCATGAAGTGGGCCTTGATGCCGGTGAGGTGGTGGTAGGCAGCAGCATCGACGCCCTCAGCGACGACGAGCTGGCGACGCTGGCGAAACGCACCACCCTGTTTGCGCGCCTTACGCCGATGCATAAGGAGCGCATCGTCACGCTGCTCAAACGCGAAGGGCACGTGGTCGGCTTTATGGGCGACGGCATTAACGACGCCCCGGCGCTGCGCGCCGCCGATATCGGCATCTCCGTGGACGGCGCGGTCGATATCGCCCGCGAAGCCGCCGATATCATTCTGCTGGAAAAAAGCCTGATGGTGCTGGAGGAAGGGGTTATCGAAGGCCGCCGGACCTTCGCCAACATGCTGAAGTACATCAAGATGACCGCCAGTTCGAACTTCGGCAACGTCTTCAGCGTGCTGGTGGCGAGCGCCTTTCTGCCGTTCCTGCCGATGCTGCCGTTGCACCTGTTGATTCAGAACCTGCTGTACGATGTATCCCAGGTGGCGATTCCGTTCGACAACGTCGATGACGAGCAGATCCAGAAGCCGCAGCGCTGGAACCCGACGGACCTCGGGCGCTTTATGGTGTTCTTCGGCCCGATTAGCTCGATTTTCGACATCCTGACTTTTTGCCTGATGTGGTGGGTGTTCCACGCCAACACCCCGGAAGTGCAGACGCTGTTCCAGTCCGGCTGGTTTATCGAAGGGCTGCTGTCGCAGACGCTGATTGTACATATGATCCGCACGCGGCGTATTCCGTTCCTGCAAAGCCGTGCCGCCTGGCCGCTGTTCGCCATGACCTTTGTGGTGATGGTGGTGGGGATCGCGCTGCCGTTCTCGCCGCTGGCGAGCTATCTGTCGCTGCAGGCGCTGCCGCTGAGCTATTTCCCGTGGCTGGTGCTGATTCTGGCGGGCTATATGATCCTGACCCAAACGGTAAAAGGCTTCTACAGCCGCCGCTACGGCTGGCAGTGA
- the treB gene encoding PTS trehalose transporter subunit IIBC — translation MSKVKQQDIDKLIELVGGRDNIATVSHCITRLRFVLNNPASANPKAIEALPMVKGCFTNAGQFQVVIGTEVDDYYKALLATTGQASADKEQAKLAARQNMKWHERLISHFAEIFFPLLPALISGGLILGFRNVIGDLPMSNGQTLAQMHPALKTVYDFLWLIGEAIFFYLPVGICWSAVKKMGGTPILGIVLGVTLVSPQLMNAYLLGQQAPEVWNFGLFSIAKVGYQAQVIPALLAGLALGVIETRLKRIVPDYLYLVVVPVCSLILAVFLAHAFIGPFGRLIGDGVAFAVRHLMTGSFAPIGAALFGFLYAPLVITGVHQTTLAIDMQMIQSMGGTPVWPLIALSNIAQASAVVGIIICSRRHNEREISVPAAISAYLGVTEPAMYGINLKYRFPMLCAMVGSGLAGLLCGLNGVMANGIGVGGLPGILSIQPTYWQVYALAMVIAVVVPIVLTALVYQRKLRQGTLQMV, via the coding sequence ATGAGCAAAGTAAAACAACAGGACATCGATAAACTGATCGAACTGGTCGGCGGGCGCGACAATATCGCCACCGTCAGCCACTGCATCACCCGCCTGCGCTTTGTGCTGAATAACCCGGCAAGCGCTAACCCGAAAGCCATCGAAGCGCTGCCGATGGTCAAGGGCTGCTTTACCAACGCCGGGCAGTTCCAGGTGGTCATCGGCACCGAGGTCGACGATTACTACAAAGCGCTGCTGGCCACCACCGGGCAGGCCTCCGCCGACAAAGAGCAGGCCAAACTCGCGGCGCGGCAGAACATGAAATGGCACGAGCGGCTGATTTCCCACTTTGCCGAGATCTTCTTCCCGCTGCTGCCCGCGCTGATAAGCGGCGGTTTAATCCTCGGTTTTCGCAACGTTATCGGCGACCTGCCGATGAGCAACGGCCAGACGCTGGCGCAGATGCACCCGGCGCTGAAAACCGTCTATGACTTTCTGTGGCTTATCGGCGAAGCCATCTTCTTCTACCTGCCAGTCGGGATCTGCTGGTCGGCGGTGAAGAAAATGGGCGGCACGCCGATCCTCGGCATCGTGCTGGGGGTGACGCTGGTGTCGCCGCAGCTGATGAACGCCTATCTGCTGGGTCAGCAGGCGCCGGAAGTGTGGAACTTCGGCCTGTTCAGCATTGCGAAGGTGGGCTATCAGGCGCAGGTGATCCCGGCGCTGCTGGCGGGGCTGGCGCTCGGCGTGATTGAAACGCGCCTGAAGCGTATCGTGCCGGACTATCTCTATCTGGTGGTGGTGCCGGTCTGCTCGCTGATCCTCGCCGTGTTCCTCGCCCACGCCTTTATCGGCCCGTTCGGCCGCCTGATCGGCGACGGCGTAGCGTTCGCGGTGCGCCACCTGATGACCGGCAGCTTCGCCCCGATTGGCGCCGCGCTATTCGGCTTCCTGTATGCGCCGCTGGTGATCACCGGCGTGCATCAGACCACGCTTGCCATCGACATGCAGATGATCCAGAGCATGGGCGGAACGCCGGTGTGGCCGCTGATTGCGCTGTCCAACATCGCCCAGGCGTCCGCGGTGGTCGGCATTATTATCTGCAGCCGCAGGCACAACGAACGCGAGATTTCCGTTCCGGCGGCCATCTCCGCCTACCTCGGCGTGACCGAACCGGCGATGTACGGCATCAACCTCAAATACCGCTTCCCGATGCTGTGCGCAATGGTCGGCTCCGGGCTGGCGGGCCTGCTGTGCGGCCTCAACGGGGTGATGGCCAACGGCATCGGCGTCGGCGGGCTGCCGGGCATCCTCTCTATCCAGCCGACTTACTGGCAGGTCTATGCGCTGGCGATGGTTATCGCCGTAGTGGTGCCGATTGTGCTGACGGCGCTGGTGTACCAGCGCAAGCTCCGCCAGGGCACCCTGCAGATGGTGTAA
- a CDS encoding carbapenem self-resistance protein CarG family protein, with protein sequence MNRNLFIIAMLMLISPGAFSAEYSKVMLKKGVNMLDVNGDGLKDIVIDAIFDNNTSHPNHTMTIFIKNKNGEYNIIPVPNDTGFTWSDFSLSASTIKITNYQLYKKNNGYFVVSAYKLASKQNGDDVTDALPVKFSRYDIKINDQDPGVSLFYWELTRAYVTKERYSDTDEAFNHISIRTLE encoded by the coding sequence TTGAATCGTAATCTGTTCATCATCGCTATGCTTATGTTGATATCTCCCGGTGCGTTTTCTGCTGAGTATAGTAAGGTTATGCTTAAGAAAGGTGTTAATATGCTTGATGTGAATGGCGATGGATTAAAAGACATCGTTATTGATGCCATATTTGATAACAACACCTCGCATCCCAACCATACCATGACGATTTTCATTAAAAATAAGAATGGAGAATATAATATCATCCCCGTTCCCAATGATACGGGGTTCACCTGGTCTGATTTCAGCCTGTCTGCTTCAACGATCAAGATAACTAACTACCAGCTGTATAAAAAAAACAATGGTTATTTTGTCGTCAGCGCATACAAATTAGCGAGTAAGCAAAATGGTGATGATGTTACGGATGCGCTGCCGGTAAAATTTAGTCGTTATGATATAAAAATCAATGATCAAGATCCTGGCGTCTCCTTGTTCTATTGGGAACTCACCAGAGCATATGTGACTAAAGAACGATATAGCGACACGGATGAAGCTTTTAATCATATTAGTATCAGGACGCTGGAATGA
- the nrdD gene encoding anaerobic ribonucleoside-triphosphate reductase has protein sequence MTPHVMKRDGCKVPFTSARIQEAILRAASAAGVDDADYCATVAEVVSQQMQGREQVDISEIQTAVENQLMSGPYKQLARAYIEYRHDRDVQREKRGRLNQEIRGLVEQTNSALLNENANKDSKVIPTQRDLLAGIVAKHYARQHLLPYDVVQAHERGEIHYHDLDYSPFFPMFNCMLIDLKGMLTQGFKMGNAEIEPPKSISTATAVTAQIIAQVASHIYGGTTINRIDEVLAPFVTASFEKHRRVADEWRIPDAEGYAHSRTEKECYDAFQSLEYEVNTLHTANGQTPFVTFGFGLGTSWQSRLIQQSILRNRIAGLGKNRKTAVFPKLVFAIRDGLNHKFGDPNYDIKQLALECASKRMYPDILNYDQVVKVTGSFKTPMGCRSFLGVYEENGEQIHDGRNNLGVISLNLPRIALEAHGNEAAFWKLLDERLQLARKALMTRIARLEGVKARVAPILYMEGACGVRLKADDDVSEIFKNGRASISLGYIGIHETINALFGNQHVYDTAALREKGIAIVQRLRDAVDEWKAETGYGFSLYSTPSENLCDRFCRLDTAQFGLVDGVTDKGYYTNSFHLDVEKKVNPYDKIDFEAPYPPLANGGFICYGEYPNIQHNLKALEDVWDYSYQHVPYYGTNTPIDECYECGFTGEFECTSKGFTCPKCGNHDASRVSVTRRVCGYLGSPDARPFNAGKQEEVKRRVKHLGNGQID, from the coding sequence ATGACACCGCATGTGATGAAACGCGATGGCTGTAAAGTGCCGTTCACCTCAGCGCGCATCCAGGAAGCTATCCTGCGAGCCGCAAGCGCAGCGGGAGTCGATGACGCAGACTATTGCGCCACCGTCGCAGAAGTCGTTAGCCAACAAATGCAGGGCCGCGAGCAGGTCGACATCAGCGAAATTCAGACCGCCGTCGAAAACCAGCTGATGTCCGGACCGTACAAGCAGCTGGCCCGCGCCTATATCGAGTATCGCCACGACCGCGATGTTCAGCGTGAAAAGCGCGGCCGCCTGAACCAGGAAATTCGCGGCCTGGTGGAGCAAACCAACTCGGCGCTGCTCAACGAAAACGCCAATAAAGACAGTAAAGTGATCCCGACCCAGCGCGACCTGCTGGCCGGTATCGTCGCCAAACACTACGCCCGCCAGCACCTGCTGCCGTACGACGTGGTGCAGGCCCACGAGCGCGGAGAGATTCACTACCACGATCTCGACTACTCGCCCTTCTTCCCGATGTTCAACTGCATGCTGATTGACCTTAAGGGCATGCTGACCCAGGGCTTTAAGATGGGCAACGCGGAGATTGAACCGCCGAAATCCATCTCTACCGCCACCGCCGTCACCGCGCAGATCATCGCCCAGGTGGCAAGCCACATTTATGGCGGCACCACCATTAACCGTATCGACGAAGTGCTGGCGCCGTTCGTGACCGCCAGCTTTGAAAAGCACCGCAGAGTGGCCGACGAGTGGCGCATTCCGGATGCCGAAGGCTACGCCCACTCGCGTACGGAAAAAGAGTGCTATGACGCGTTCCAGTCGCTGGAGTATGAGGTAAACACCCTGCATACCGCCAACGGCCAGACGCCGTTCGTCACCTTCGGCTTTGGCCTCGGCACCAGCTGGCAGTCGCGTTTGATCCAGCAGTCGATTCTGCGCAACCGCATCGCCGGGCTGGGTAAAAACCGCAAAACGGCGGTCTTCCCGAAGCTGGTATTCGCCATTCGCGACGGCCTGAACCACAAGTTCGGCGATCCGAACTACGACATCAAACAGCTGGCGCTGGAGTGCGCGAGCAAGCGCATGTATCCGGATATTCTCAACTACGATCAGGTGGTTAAGGTTACCGGCTCGTTTAAAACCCCAATGGGCTGCCGCAGCTTCCTCGGCGTGTATGAAGAGAACGGCGAGCAGATCCACGACGGCCGCAACAACCTCGGCGTGATTAGCCTCAACCTGCCGCGCATTGCGCTGGAGGCCCACGGCAACGAAGCGGCCTTCTGGAAGCTGCTGGACGAACGCCTGCAGCTTGCCCGTAAGGCGCTGATGACCCGTATTGCCCGTCTGGAAGGGGTGAAGGCCCGCGTCGCGCCGATCCTGTATATGGAAGGCGCCTGCGGCGTGCGGCTGAAGGCCGACGACGACGTCTCTGAAATCTTTAAAAACGGCCGCGCGTCGATTTCGCTGGGCTATATCGGCATCCACGAAACCATCAATGCGCTGTTCGGCAACCAGCACGTCTACGACACCGCTGCGCTGCGTGAGAAAGGCATCGCCATCGTGCAGCGCCTGCGCGACGCGGTCGACGAGTGGAAAGCGGAAACCGGCTATGGCTTTAGCCTCTACAGCACGCCGAGCGAAAACCTGTGCGACCGCTTCTGCCGCCTCGATACGGCGCAGTTCGGCCTGGTGGACGGCGTGACGGATAAGGGCTACTACACCAACAGCTTCCACCTCGACGTGGAGAAGAAGGTGAACCCGTACGATAAAATCGACTTCGAAGCGCCTTATCCGCCGCTGGCGAACGGCGGGTTCATTTGCTACGGCGAATACCCGAACATCCAGCACAACCTGAAAGCGCTGGAAGACGTCTGGGATTACAGCTACCAGCACGTGCCGTACTACGGCACCAATACGCCTATCGACGAGTGCTATGAGTGCGGCTTTACCGGCGAATTCGAGTGCACCAGCAAGGGGTTCACCTGTCCGAAATGCGGCAACCACGACGCCTCCCGCGTGTCGGTGACCCGCCGCGTTTGCGGGTATCTGGGCAGCCCGGATGCGCGTCCGTTTAACGCCGGTAAGCAGGAAGAAGTGAAGCGCCGCGTGAAGCATCTGGGGAACGGGCAGATCGATTAA
- the nrdG gene encoding anaerobic ribonucleoside-triphosphate reductase-activating protein, with amino-acid sequence MNYHQYYPVDIVNGPGTRCTLFVSGCVHECPGCYNKSTWRLNSGMPFTQEMEDRIIADLNDTRIKRQGISLSGGDPLHPQNVADILRLAQRVRAECPGKDIWVWTGYRLEELNDAQMAVVNLINVLVDGKFMQDLKDPALIWRGSSNQVVHHLR; translated from the coding sequence ATGAATTACCACCAGTACTACCCGGTTGATATTGTCAACGGCCCCGGCACGCGCTGCACCCTGTTTGTTTCCGGGTGCGTTCACGAGTGCCCCGGCTGCTACAACAAGAGCACCTGGCGGCTGAACTCCGGTATGCCGTTCACCCAGGAGATGGAGGATCGCATCATCGCCGATCTGAACGACACCCGCATTAAGCGCCAGGGAATTTCGCTGTCCGGCGGCGACCCGCTGCATCCGCAGAACGTGGCGGACATTCTGCGTCTGGCGCAGCGCGTACGCGCGGAGTGCCCGGGGAAAGACATCTGGGTATGGACCGGCTACAGGCTTGAAGAGCTTAACGATGCGCAGATGGCGGTCGTCAACCTGATCAACGTGCTGGTCGACGGCAAGTTCATGCAGGATCTTAAGGACCCGGCGCTTATCTGGCGCGGCAGCAGCAACCAGGTCGTCCATCACCTGCGCTGA
- the mgtL gene encoding mgtA regulatory leader peptide MgtL, translating to MLLNEDAMGKILYTHRLIAWAHNTAIIACLPCGYLHIYCAAFISLTGGFMDPDPTPHHRWSITFSR from the coding sequence ATGCTACTCAACGAAGACGCAATGGGCAAAATCTTGTATACGCACCGTTTAATTGCGTGGGCGCATAATACCGCCATAATTGCTTGTTTACCGTGCGGTTATCTGCATATATACTGCGCGGCGTTTATTTCTCTTACCGGAGGCTTCATGGATCCCGATCCCACTCCCCATCATCGATGGAGCATAACTTTTTCCCGGTAA
- the treR gene encoding trehalose operon repressor TreR, producing MQNRLTIKDIARLSGVGKSTVSRVLNNESGVSARTRERVEAVMNQHGFAPSRSARAMRGQSDKVVAIIVTRLDSLSENLAVQTMLPVFYEQGYDPIMMESQFSPEKVAEHLGMLRRRNVDGVVLFGFTGVNETLLAPWQSTLVMLARDAAGFASVCYDDEGAIQMLMQRLYDQGHRHISFLGVPHSDVTTGKRRHEAYLAFCKTHRLTPVAALPGLAMKQGYDAVATVTGPDTTALVCATDTLALGASKYLQEQRLDALQLASVGSTPLMKFLHPEIITVDPGYGKAGQQAAQQLVAQINGRSDLQQIVIPATLA from the coding sequence ATGCAGAACCGGTTGACCATTAAAGACATTGCGCGTTTAAGCGGCGTAGGAAAATCCACCGTCTCCCGCGTGCTGAATAACGAAAGCGGCGTCAGCGCCCGCACCCGCGAGCGCGTGGAGGCGGTGATGAACCAGCACGGCTTCGCCCCTTCCCGCTCCGCCCGCGCCATGCGCGGCCAGAGCGATAAAGTCGTGGCGATTATCGTCACCCGCCTGGATTCGCTGTCGGAAAATCTTGCGGTACAGACCATGCTGCCGGTGTTCTACGAGCAGGGCTATGACCCCATCATGATGGAAAGCCAGTTTTCGCCGGAGAAAGTCGCAGAGCATCTCGGTATGCTGCGTCGCCGCAACGTCGACGGGGTGGTGCTGTTCGGCTTTACCGGCGTCAACGAAACGCTGCTGGCGCCGTGGCAGTCCACGCTGGTGATGCTGGCGCGCGACGCCGCTGGTTTCGCCTCGGTATGCTATGACGATGAAGGAGCTATCCAGATGCTGATGCAGCGCCTGTATGACCAGGGACACCGGCATATCAGCTTCCTTGGCGTGCCGCACAGCGACGTCACCACCGGCAAGCGCCGTCACGAAGCCTATCTGGCGTTTTGCAAAACGCACCGGCTGACCCCCGTCGCCGCGCTGCCGGGCCTGGCGATGAAGCAGGGCTATGACGCCGTCGCCACCGTGACCGGCCCCGACACCACCGCGCTGGTGTGCGCCACCGATACCCTCGCCCTCGGCGCCAGCAAATATTTGCAGGAGCAGCGGCTCGACGCCCTGCAGCTGGCGAGCGTCGGCAGCACCCCGCTGATGAAGTTTCTGCACCCGGAGATAATCACCGTCGATCCCGGCTACGGTAAGGCCGGGCAGCAGGCCGCGCAGCAGCTGGTGGCCCAGATCAACGGCCGATCCGACCTGCAGCAGATAGTGATCCCCGCGACCCTCGCCTGA
- the treC gene encoding alpha,alpha-phosphotrehalase, protein MNNLPHWWQNGVIYQIYPKSFQDTTGSGTGDLRGVTARLDYLQTLGIDAIWLTPFYVSPQVDNGYDVADYTAIDPAYGTLADFDELVAQAKARGIRIVLDMVFNHTSTLHPWFIDAQRPDSPHRAFYIWRDDPNNWRAKFGGNAWQWHADSEQHYLHLFAPEQADLNWENPAVRAELKQVCEFWADRGVDGLRLDVVNLISKDQAFPFDLEGDGRRFYTDGPRVHEFLQEMSRDVFTPRQLMTVGEMSSTTLEHCQQYAALDGRELSMTFNFHHLKVDYPNGEKWTRAKPDYVALKALFSHWQQGMHNVAWNALFWCNHDQPRIVSRFGDEGEYRVVAAKMLGMVLHGMQGTPYIYQGEELGMTNPHFRQITDYRDVESHNMFAERVAQGCDVNELLAILASKSRDNGRTPMQWSDAAHGGFTTGTPWIALCDNYRQINAEAALGSPDSVFYTYQSLIRLRKTLPVLTWGDYQDLLPQHPSLWCYRRRWQGQTLLVAANLSREEQAWTPEQADGDWQRVISNYPEAADKPGAMTLRPFEAVWWLQD, encoded by the coding sequence ATGAATAACCTTCCCCACTGGTGGCAAAACGGCGTTATCTACCAGATCTACCCGAAGAGTTTCCAGGACACGACCGGCAGCGGTACCGGCGACCTGCGCGGCGTCACCGCCCGTCTCGACTATCTGCAAACCCTGGGCATTGATGCCATCTGGCTCACGCCGTTTTACGTCTCGCCGCAGGTGGACAACGGCTACGATGTCGCCGACTACACCGCCATCGACCCGGCCTACGGCACGCTGGCGGATTTCGACGAGCTGGTGGCGCAGGCGAAAGCGCGCGGGATCCGCATCGTGCTCGACATGGTGTTTAACCATACGTCGACCCTGCACCCGTGGTTTATCGACGCGCAGCGTCCGGACAGCCCGCACCGCGCGTTCTATATCTGGCGCGATGACCCGAATAACTGGCGCGCCAAGTTCGGCGGCAACGCCTGGCAGTGGCATGCCGACAGCGAACAGCACTACCTGCACCTGTTCGCCCCCGAGCAGGCCGATCTCAACTGGGAAAACCCGGCGGTGCGCGCCGAGCTCAAGCAGGTGTGCGAGTTTTGGGCCGATCGCGGCGTGGACGGGCTGCGCCTCGACGTGGTGAACCTGATTTCCAAGGACCAGGCGTTTCCGTTCGATCTTGAGGGCGACGGCCGCCGCTTTTATACCGACGGCCCGCGGGTGCATGAGTTTCTTCAGGAGATGAGCCGCGACGTCTTTACGCCGCGCCAGCTGATGACCGTGGGCGAGATGTCCTCCACCACGCTTGAGCACTGTCAGCAATACGCCGCGCTCGACGGCCGTGAGCTGTCGATGACCTTTAACTTTCACCACCTGAAGGTGGACTACCCGAACGGCGAGAAATGGACGCGGGCCAAACCGGACTACGTCGCGCTGAAGGCGCTGTTCAGCCACTGGCAGCAGGGTATGCACAATGTGGCCTGGAACGCGCTGTTCTGGTGTAACCACGACCAGCCGCGCATCGTGTCGCGCTTCGGCGATGAGGGCGAATACCGCGTCGTCGCCGCCAAAATGCTGGGGATGGTGCTGCACGGCATGCAGGGAACGCCGTACATCTATCAGGGCGAAGAGCTCGGTATGACCAACCCGCACTTCCGCCAGATTACCGACTACCGCGATGTGGAGAGCCACAATATGTTCGCCGAGCGCGTGGCCCAGGGATGCGATGTCAACGAGCTGCTGGCGATCCTCGCCAGCAAGTCCCGCGACAACGGCCGCACGCCGATGCAGTGGAGCGATGCGGCGCACGGCGGCTTTACCACCGGCACGCCGTGGATCGCCCTTTGCGATAACTACCGCCAGATCAACGCCGAGGCGGCGCTCGGCTCCCCCGATTCGGTGTTCTACACCTATCAGTCTCTGATTCGGCTGCGCAAAACGCTGCCGGTGCTGACGTGGGGAGACTATCAGGATCTTCTGCCGCAGCACCCTTCCCTGTGGTGCTACCGCCGCCGCTGGCAGGGGCAAACTCTGCTGGTGGCGGCAAACCTCAGCCGCGAGGAGCAGGCGTGGACGCCGGAGCAGGCCGACGGCGACTGGCAGAGGGTAATAAGCAACTACCCGGAAGCCGCCGACAAACCGGGCGCGATGACGCTGCGCCCGTTTGAAGCGGTATGGTGGCTGCAGGACTGA